The proteins below come from a single Mangifera indica cultivar Alphonso chromosome 16, CATAS_Mindica_2.1, whole genome shotgun sequence genomic window:
- the LOC123199532 gene encoding GDSL esterase/lipase At5g55050-like: protein MAKRVPSGFLLSLFISSLNIAVALYIPPTNVSAMPAVFLFGDSTFDVGTNNFLNVSQDIKANFRYNGIDFPYSNPTGRFSNGYNTADQIVRLLGYKRSPSSFLSLLNHSSTFKDRILRGVNFASGGSGLLNTTGSRYNNSLSLGKQIEQFFTVYANITSITGPEEAANMVSKSLFLISVGSNDVFDLQEKTRTTSPRSLLVTMLSAYRENLQKLYNIGARKFGIISIPPIGCCPAERARNLTVPGGCIEEANEFAREFYNATEALLGQMKSELPGFIYSLGNSYEMTMTVIEDPYAFGIKDTTTACCGDGFTQCKQNTIPCTDRKEYLFWDRFHPSQKTSQLAAIILYAGSTRFVSPFNFSILATVDV, encoded by the exons ATGGCAAAGAGGGTTCCTTCaggttttcttctttctcttttcatttcatCACTGAACATTGCTGTGGCCCTCTACATTCCTCCAACAAATGTTTCAGCGATGCCAGCAGTGTTTCTATTTGGTGACTCAACTTTTGATGTGGGcactaataatttcttaaatgtGAGCCAAGACATCAAAGCCAACTTCCGTTATAATGGAATAGACTTTCCTTACTCAAACCCAACTGGGAGGTTCAGCAATGGCTACAACACAGCCGATCAAATAG TGAGGCTGCTGGGATACAAAAGGAGTCCGTCATCCTTTCTTTCTCTCCTAAATCATTCGTCCACCTTCAAGGATAGAATTCTCCGGGGTGTCAACTTTGCTTCAGGAGGCTCAGGTCTTCTTAACACAACTGGGAGTAGATAT AACAATTCGCTGTCATTGGGAAAGCAGATTGAGCAATTTTTTACTGTCTACGCAAACATTACAAGTATAACTGGCCCAGAAGAAGCTGCCAATATGGTTTCCAAATCACTGTTCCTCATTAGCGTTGGAAGCAACGACGTCTTTGATTTACAGGAGAAGACTAGAACCACGTCTCCTAGGAGCCTCTTGGTCACCATGTTGTCCGCCTACCGTGAAAATCTACAG aaactttataatattGGTGCCAGAAAATTTGGGATTATCAGCATTCCACCAATCGGCTGCTGTCCAGCTGAACGTGCAAGAAATCTTACTGTTCCTGGAGGCTGCATTGAGGAAGCAAATGAGTTTGCCAGAGAATTCTATAACGCCACGGAAGCACTTCTGGGTCAAATGAAATCAGAACTTCCTGGATTTATATATTCACTGGGAAATTCTTATGAAATGACCATGACTGTGATTGAAGATCCTTATGCCTTTG GAATCAAGGACACCACAACAGCTTGCTGTGGGGATGGATTTACTCAGTGTAAGCAAAATACAATTCCTTGTACAGATCGCAAAGAATACTTGTTCTGGGATCGATTCCATCCAAGTCAGAAGACTTCACAATTGGCAGCAATAATACTATATGCAGGCTCTACAAGATTTGTCAGCCCTTTCAATTTTAGTATATTGGCCACGGTTGATGTCTGA